In Anaerostipes hadrus ATCC 29173 = JCM 17467, a single genomic region encodes these proteins:
- a CDS encoding glycogen synthase translates to MSNNNSLKVLLAGAECAPFVKLGGLADVMGTLPKELNQIGADARVIMPFHSQMKGKYGAQTRHLADFNINFSGGETYVGVEELVYNEVTYYLIDNEGFFGDAVYRGGLAEGEQYAFFCRAVIEAASRIGFIPDVIHCNDWQTGLIPILLRTQYGHWDIGHAKTIFTIHNMMYQGEFGFDQFEHWLGIDPKYDTPEFMHNYECASFMKAALVFADRLSTVSPTYAQEIRDPAFAYRQEGILNARAGDTWGILNGMNQEEFNPETDPLIPYHFNKDDLSGKKKDKQELIKALGLSITPGVPIIGMVTRLTEQKGLDLVKYMLDEIMCTENVAFVILGTGDYEYEEFFRYMEEKYKGRVCSYIAYDNAVAHQIYAGSDLFLMPSKFEPCGISQMIALRYGTLPIVRETGGLRDTVQSYNEYEDTGNGFSFANYNAHEMLGAIRYALQTLQSPKRKHGLIQRAMESDNSFAKSAKIYLDMYNSVL, encoded by the coding sequence ATGAGTAATAACAATTCACTGAAAGTGCTGCTTGCAGGGGCAGAGTGTGCACCATTTGTGAAGCTTGGAGGGCTAGCGGATGTTATGGGAACCCTTCCAAAGGAATTGAATCAGATCGGTGCGGATGCCCGTGTGATCATGCCGTTTCATAGTCAGATGAAAGGGAAATATGGCGCACAGACAAGACATCTGGCAGATTTCAACATCAATTTTAGTGGTGGGGAAACATATGTAGGTGTAGAAGAACTGGTTTATAATGAAGTTACATATTATCTGATCGATAATGAAGGATTTTTTGGTGATGCGGTATATCGTGGTGGACTTGCAGAAGGAGAGCAGTATGCGTTCTTCTGCCGTGCAGTGATCGAAGCAGCAAGCCGTATTGGATTTATTCCAGACGTCATCCATTGCAATGACTGGCAGACAGGTCTGATCCCTATCTTACTCCGCACACAGTACGGACATTGGGATATTGGACATGCAAAGACGATCTTTACGATCCATAATATGATGTATCAAGGAGAATTTGGTTTCGATCAGTTTGAACATTGGTTAGGAATCGATCCAAAGTATGACACACCAGAATTTATGCATAACTATGAATGTGCAAGTTTCATGAAAGCAGCACTTGTGTTTGCAGATCGTTTAAGCACAGTAAGTCCAACTTATGCACAGGAGATTCGTGATCCAGCATTTGCATACCGTCAGGAAGGTATCTTAAATGCGAGAGCAGGAGATACATGGGGAATCTTAAATGGAATGAATCAGGAAGAATTTAATCCAGAGACAGATCCATTGATTCCATATCATTTTAACAAAGATGATCTTTCTGGAAAGAAGAAAGATAAACAGGAACTGATCAAGGCTCTTGGATTATCGATCACACCAGGAGTTCCGATCATCGGTATGGTTACAAGATTAACAGAGCAGAAAGGTCTGGATCTTGTGAAATACATGTTGGATGAGATCATGTGTACAGAGAATGTCGCATTTGTCATTCTCGGAACGGGTGATTATGAATATGAGGAATTTTTCCGTTACATGGAAGAAAAATACAAAGGAAGAGTATGCTCATATATCGCATATGATAATGCAGTTGCACACCAGATTTATGCAGGAAGTGATCTCTTCTTAATGCCATCCAAATTTGAACCATGTGGAATCTCTCAGATGATCGCACTTCGTTATGGAACACTTCCAATCGTACGTGAGACAGGTGGACTTCGTGATACAGTACAAAGTTACAATGAATACGAGGACACAGGAAATGGATTCTCATTTGCAAACTACAATGCACATGAGATGCTGGGAGCAATCCGTTATGCATTACAGACATTGCAGAGTCCAAAGAGAAAACATGGATTGATCCAAAGAGCGATGGAATCCGATAACAGTTTTGCAAAATCTGCAAAGATTTATCTTGATATGTATAATAGTGTATTATAA
- the glgD gene encoding glucose-1-phosphate adenylyltransferase subunit GlgD, whose protein sequence is MDKQMLGIINAGEENRKLKDLVRSRSLSALPVGGRYRTVDFMLSNMVNAGIKNVGLLTRRNYDSLLSHVNSGKDWGLNKKRGGLYIFPPYINDASPSGEYASVMDGLRGTLGFLKKAKEKYVLLGRSYVICNADFQDMLDKHIKSGADITLMYFDNSDDSTNCDYDGVYLKTDEDDKVLDMCYSEGKHRSNKKSMDAYIMKTTLLIDFIETAIAHNKKHFFFDVIVPNFDRLVIQGYEYKGYVGCITSLEAYYNVNMDMLKPDVYKELFLGNRRIYTKSADGAPAKYGPNAKVSNSLISSGCEIDGEVENSVIFRGSQIAEGAVIKNSVVMAEGFIAPQAEINHTILDRHVKVYSNAHLSGSSNHPVFIPKGASVNE, encoded by the coding sequence ATGGATAAACAGATGTTAGGTATTATCAATGCAGGAGAAGAAAATAGAAAATTAAAAGACCTTGTACGCTCCAGAAGTTTATCAGCACTTCCGGTTGGTGGACGTTATCGTACAGTTGACTTTATGTTAAGTAACATGGTAAATGCAGGGATTAAGAATGTAGGATTATTAACAAGAAGAAATTACGATTCACTGTTGAGCCATGTGAATTCAGGAAAAGACTGGGGATTAAACAAAAAACGTGGAGGATTATATATCTTCCCACCATATATTAATGATGCATCTCCATCCGGAGAATACGCAAGTGTTATGGATGGACTTCGTGGAACACTTGGATTTTTAAAGAAAGCAAAAGAAAAATATGTATTATTAGGACGTTCTTATGTGATCTGTAATGCAGATTTTCAGGATATGTTAGATAAACATATCAAATCAGGAGCAGATATCACACTGATGTATTTTGATAACAGTGATGATTCAACAAACTGCGATTATGATGGTGTTTATTTAAAAACAGATGAAGACGATAAAGTTCTTGATATGTGCTATTCTGAAGGAAAACATCGTTCAAATAAGAAGAGCATGGATGCTTATATCATGAAGACAACATTATTGATCGATTTTATTGAGACAGCGATCGCACATAATAAGAAACACTTTTTCTTTGATGTTATCGTTCCAAACTTCGATCGTCTTGTAATTCAGGGATATGAATATAAAGGATATGTAGGATGTATTACATCTTTAGAAGCATATTACAATGTAAATATGGATATGTTAAAACCAGATGTTTACAAAGAATTATTCTTGGGTAATAGAAGAATTTACACAAAATCTGCCGATGGAGCACCAGCAAAATACGGACCAAATGCGAAAGTCAGCAACAGCCTGATCAGTAGTGGATGTGAGATTGATGGTGAAGTTGAAAACTCTGTCATCTTCCGTGGATCACAGATTGCAGAGGGAGCTGTGATCAAGAATTCTGTTGTTATGGCAGAAGGATTTATCGCACCACAGGCAGAGATCAACCATACAATTTTAGACCGACACGTAAAAGTTTATTCAAATGCACACTTATCAGGATCATCAAACCATCCAGTATTTATTCCGAAAGGAGCAAGTGTTAATGAGTAA
- a CDS encoding glycoside hydrolase family 13 protein, which translates to MIHNASVEKYRTPVGAVTCGSEMMIRLYDVGQEVNKAEIIMYSESFHREYEMKRKKDCMEEHIKMTSEAGVVWYYFRIWEHGKCYFYGARHGKTQGEGMIVDDNPDSFQITVYEGDFDTPRWMSKGIMYQIFPDRFCQGNKENMKRGKAYHESMGRTVYLHDDWEEQPVFGPLPGKEFYDPCDYFGGDIEGIISKLDDLKRLGISCIYLNPIGEAASNHRYNTSDYKKVDPFLGNNEDFKRLCQLAKERRIHVILDGVYSHTGDDSVYFNKKGNYEEPGAYQGEESKYYDWYDFNEDGTYKSWWGFETLPEVNELNEKFVDYIITGEDSVIKHWLKLGASGFRLDVADELPDEFIFKLRSELKKKFKNYTLIGEVWEDVTTKESYGTKRKYALGKGLDSAMNYPLKVNVTDYLLGNQSAKDMKTFLISQQCNYPKPLYYALMNLLSSHDIPRIRTTLATGMNENLPSREQQAEYVITSKMDQKGKALTRLAMAVQFFVPGMPCIYYGDEYGMHGLMDPFNRGAFFENDKETYQEVLRLTSLRNREKVLQTGYALYMAPTENVLAILRFISEKKDVFGEASENKAILLLVNPTMKKEEINLDLNKVKEGVNENALQALLKNLSNAVIKTNVAPIDYKVIEL; encoded by the coding sequence ATGATTCATAACGCGTCAGTAGAAAAATACAGAACTCCCGTAGGTGCAGTCACATGTGGAAGCGAGATGATGATCCGCCTGTATGATGTAGGGCAGGAAGTCAATAAGGCAGAGATCATCATGTATTCTGAAAGTTTTCACCGGGAGTATGAGATGAAACGAAAAAAAGACTGCATGGAAGAACACATAAAGATGACCAGTGAAGCAGGTGTTGTCTGGTATTATTTCAGAATCTGGGAACATGGGAAATGTTATTTTTATGGAGCCAGACATGGGAAGACACAAGGAGAAGGAATGATCGTTGATGACAACCCGGATAGTTTTCAGATTACCGTATATGAAGGAGATTTCGATACCCCAAGGTGGATGTCAAAAGGAATCATGTATCAGATTTTCCCAGATCGTTTCTGTCAGGGAAACAAAGAAAATATGAAACGTGGGAAAGCATATCATGAAAGTATGGGAAGAACGGTCTATCTGCATGATGACTGGGAAGAACAGCCAGTATTTGGACCACTTCCAGGAAAAGAATTTTATGATCCATGTGATTATTTTGGTGGAGATATTGAGGGAATCATATCCAAACTTGATGATCTGAAACGATTGGGGATCAGTTGTATTTATCTGAATCCGATTGGAGAAGCAGCATCAAACCACCGCTATAATACATCAGATTATAAGAAAGTCGATCCATTCCTTGGAAATAACGAAGATTTTAAGCGGCTATGCCAGCTTGCAAAAGAACGCAGGATTCATGTGATCTTGGATGGGGTATATTCCCACACTGGGGATGATAGTGTCTATTTTAACAAAAAGGGAAATTACGAAGAACCAGGGGCATATCAAGGGGAAGAGTCAAAGTACTATGATTGGTATGACTTTAACGAAGATGGAACTTATAAGAGCTGGTGGGGGTTTGAAACACTGCCGGAAGTCAATGAATTAAATGAAAAGTTTGTTGATTACATTATCACAGGAGAAGATTCGGTGATCAAACATTGGTTAAAACTTGGAGCATCAGGATTCCGTCTGGATGTTGCAGACGAACTTCCAGATGAATTTATCTTTAAATTGCGAAGTGAATTAAAGAAGAAATTCAAGAATTATACACTGATCGGTGAGGTATGGGAAGATGTCACAACCAAAGAAAGTTACGGAACGAAACGTAAATATGCTTTGGGTAAAGGCTTAGACAGCGCAATGAACTATCCGCTGAAAGTCAACGTTACAGATTATTTACTCGGTAATCAAAGTGCCAAAGATATGAAGACATTCTTGATATCCCAGCAGTGTAATTATCCAAAACCATTGTATTATGCACTGATGAACCTGTTATCTTCTCATGATATTCCAAGAATTCGGACAACACTTGCAACTGGAATGAATGAGAATCTGCCATCGAGAGAGCAGCAGGCAGAATATGTTATAACATCAAAGATGGATCAGAAAGGAAAAGCACTCACAAGACTTGCAATGGCAGTTCAGTTCTTTGTCCCAGGAATGCCATGCATTTATTATGGAGACGAATATGGAATGCATGGACTGATGGACCCATTTAACCGAGGAGCATTTTTTGAAAATGACAAAGAAACCTATCAGGAAGTTTTGAGACTGACTAGCCTTAGAAACCGTGAAAAAGTCTTACAGACAGGATATGCATTATATATGGCACCGACTGAAAATGTCCTTGCGATCTTAAGATTTATCAGCGAGAAAAAAGATGTCTTTGGAGAAGCAAGTGAGAACAAAGCAATATTACTTCTCGTCAATCCGACGATGAAAAAAGAAGAGATCAATCTAGATCTCAACAAGGTCAAAGAAGGGGTCAATGAGAATGCATTACAGGCGCTGTTAAAGAACTTGAGCAACGCTGTGATCAAGACAAATGTAGCACCTATAGATTATAAAGTGATAGAGTTATAA
- a CDS encoding Na/Pi cotransporter family protein, producing MNYTIILALMGGLGLFLYGMKLMSDGLEKAAGAKLRRILEIFTTNRLTGMLVGIFFTAVIQSSSAATVMVVSFVNAGLMNLSQAAGVILGANIGTTVTSQLVSFNLSEIAPVFLMAGVIMVLFINNPTVQKVGEVILGFGVLFMGLTSMSSAMSVLRDSPLITSYLQTLDNHFLGVLFGFIMTAILQSSSVTVSIVLLMASQGLLHLPICFFIILGCNMGSCVSALLASLSGNKGAKRAAMIHFLFNVFGSIIIFTGLSFALTPITNFFLSISGGNLGRSVANAHTTFKIIEVLFMFPCTPLVVALTEKIIRGKDEKVHHNELQYITEISLKSPATMIPQAKNELRRMANMAQENLDHAIHGFLNQSDEFVDKIYHREEDINNVSHAITDYLVKSNQLSLPLADQKILGSMFYVVNDIERIGDHAENFADFTKTEIKHNTGLTGDAKEEIKKMYTAVSKLLKLSLECFMEQDGVNKPEEKLAEIAILEASIDKMERRYQKHHIKRLAKGECEPRAGLLFSDMLSELERIADHSVNIAYSMSDEDEDEILAAENEALTAKN from the coding sequence ATGAACTATACTATCATACTTGCTCTGATGGGAGGCCTTGGCCTCTTTCTTTATGGGATGAAACTGATGAGCGATGGACTTGAGAAAGCTGCCGGTGCGAAGCTTCGCCGGATTCTTGAAATATTTACTACAAACCGTTTAACGGGTATGTTAGTCGGAATCTTTTTTACCGCTGTTATTCAGTCCTCTAGTGCTGCTACTGTTATGGTAGTCAGCTTTGTAAATGCAGGGCTTATGAACCTGTCTCAGGCTGCTGGAGTTATCCTTGGTGCTAACATTGGTACTACTGTTACTTCCCAGCTTGTTTCTTTTAACCTTTCTGAGATTGCCCCTGTCTTTTTAATGGCGGGTGTTATTATGGTATTATTTATAAATAATCCTACCGTTCAGAAAGTGGGAGAAGTTATTCTTGGATTTGGTGTTTTATTTATGGGATTAACTTCCATGTCAAGTGCTATGTCTGTGTTAAGGGATTCACCTTTGATCACATCTTACCTTCAGACGCTGGATAACCATTTCCTTGGTGTTTTATTTGGATTTATCATGACTGCGATCTTACAGAGTTCTTCTGTTACTGTAAGTATCGTTCTTTTGATGGCATCTCAGGGATTATTACATCTTCCAATCTGCTTCTTTATTATTCTTGGATGTAATATGGGATCTTGTGTGTCCGCATTGCTTGCCAGCTTAAGTGGTAACAAAGGTGCAAAACGTGCTGCGATGATCCATTTCTTATTTAATGTATTTGGAAGTATCATCATCTTTACAGGACTTAGCTTTGCACTTACTCCTATCACAAACTTTTTCTTAAGTATTTCCGGTGGAAATCTTGGACGAAGTGTTGCAAATGCTCATACAACATTTAAGATCATTGAAGTATTATTTATGTTCCCATGTACACCTTTAGTTGTTGCATTAACAGAGAAGATCATCCGTGGAAAAGATGAAAAAGTTCACCATAATGAACTGCAGTATATTACAGAGATTTCCTTAAAATCTCCTGCAACAATGATCCCTCAGGCGAAGAATGAGTTAAGACGTATGGCTAATATGGCACAGGAGAATTTAGACCATGCCATCCACGGATTTCTAAATCAATCCGATGAATTTGTTGATAAAATCTATCATCGCGAGGAAGATATCAATAATGTCAGTCATGCGATCACTGATTATCTGGTAAAGTCCAACCAGCTATCACTGCCTTTAGCCGATCAGAAGATCTTGGGTTCCATGTTTTATGTTGTTAATGATATCGAACGTATCGGTGATCACGCAGAAAATTTTGCTGATTTTACAAAAACAGAGATCAAACATAACACTGGACTTACTGGAGATGCAAAAGAAGAAATCAAAAAGATGTACACTGCTGTTTCCAAACTGTTAAAACTTTCCCTGGAGTGTTTCATGGAACAAGATGGTGTCAACAAACCTGAAGAAAAGCTTGCTGAGATTGCAATTCTGGAAGCTTCGATTGACAAAATGGAACGCAGATATCAAAAACACCATATCAAACGTCTTGCCAAAGGCGAATGTGAGCCAAGAGCTGGTTTATTGTTCTCCGATATGCTTTCTGAATTAGAGCGTATTGCTGATCATAGTGTGAATATTGCTTATTCCATGAGTGATGAAGATGAAGATGAAATACTTGCTGCTGAGAATGAAGCCCTCACTGCTAAAAATTAA
- the miaB gene encoding tRNA (N6-isopentenyl adenosine(37)-C2)-methylthiotransferase MiaB: protein MEQLKNESSRQYEYMEEMKKWVQKRSEELGRKLTCHVTTFGCQMNEKDSEKLLGILETIGYEEVETEEADFLIFNTCTVRENANTKLYGHLGQVKKMKERNPQMMIGLCGCMMQEEHVIEKIRSSYKFVDIIFGTHNIFKLAELLKARVDSKGMIVDIWKDTDQIVEDLPSDRKFSFKCGVNIMYGCNNFCSYCIVPYVRGRERSRKPEDIIKEVKQVVSEGVKEVMLLGQNVNSYGKTLEEPMSFAELLREVEKVEGLERIRFMTPHPKDLSDDLIEVMATSKKVCKHMHLPMQSGSSRLLKLMNRHYTKEQYVALAKKIQERIPGVSFTTDIIVGFPGETEEDFKETLDVVREVGFDSAYTYVYSKRSGTPAASMEDQVDKDVIKDRFDRLLALLKETSAKNCKKKVGDIERVLIEEENTHEEGMLTGRLENNLLVHFKGCKEQIGTMADVKLVEEKGFYYMGEQIHG from the coding sequence ATGGAACAGTTAAAGAACGAGTCGTCAAGACAGTATGAATATATGGAAGAAATGAAAAAATGGGTTCAGAAAAGGTCTGAAGAATTAGGAAGAAAGCTCACATGCCATGTAACCACATTTGGCTGCCAGATGAATGAAAAAGACTCTGAAAAGTTATTAGGAATCTTAGAAACGATCGGATATGAAGAAGTTGAAACAGAAGAAGCAGACTTCCTGATCTTTAATACATGTACAGTTCGTGAGAATGCCAATACAAAATTATATGGACATTTGGGGCAGGTTAAGAAGATGAAAGAGAGAAATCCACAGATGATGATCGGGTTATGTGGATGTATGATGCAGGAAGAGCATGTGATTGAGAAGATTCGTTCAAGCTATAAATTTGTAGATATCATCTTTGGAACGCACAATATCTTTAAATTAGCAGAATTATTAAAAGCAAGAGTAGACTCCAAGGGAATGATCGTTGATATCTGGAAAGATACAGACCAGATCGTGGAAGATCTTCCAAGTGACCGTAAATTCTCATTCAAATGTGGAGTTAATATTATGTATGGATGCAATAACTTCTGCAGTTACTGTATCGTGCCATATGTAAGAGGAAGAGAAAGAAGCCGTAAGCCGGAAGATATCATCAAAGAAGTAAAGCAGGTCGTATCAGAAGGTGTCAAAGAAGTGATGCTTCTTGGACAGAATGTAAATTCTTATGGAAAGACATTAGAAGAACCAATGTCATTTGCTGAATTATTAAGAGAAGTAGAGAAAGTCGAAGGACTAGAAAGAATCCGTTTTATGACACCACATCCAAAGGATTTATCGGATGATCTGATCGAAGTGATGGCAACAAGCAAGAAAGTATGTAAACATATGCATCTTCCAATGCAGTCAGGAAGCAGCCGCCTGTTAAAATTGATGAATCGTCATTATACAAAAGAACAGTATGTGGCACTTGCTAAGAAGATTCAGGAGAGAATCCCTGGAGTGTCTTTTACAACAGATATTATCGTAGGATTCCCTGGAGAAACAGAAGAAGATTTCAAGGAGACATTAGATGTTGTAAGAGAAGTTGGATTTGACAGTGCATACACATATGTATATTCGAAACGTTCCGGAACACCAGCAGCGAGCATGGAAGATCAGGTGGACAAAGATGTGATCAAAGATCGTTTTGACAGACTTCTTGCCTTATTAAAAGAGACATCTGCAAAGAATTGCAAGAAGAAAGTCGGAGATATCGAGAGAGTTCTGATCGAAGAAGAGAATACGCACGAAGAAGGAATGTTAACAGGAAGATTGGAAAATAACCTGTTAGTTCATTTTAAAGGATGTAAAGAACAGATTGGTACAATGGCAGATGTTAAATTAGTTGAGGAAAAAGGTTTCTATTATATGGGAGAGCAGATCCATGGCTAA
- a CDS encoding glycogen/starch/alpha-glucan phosphorylase, with translation MDYMDSNKIGQRIENKLIHALGRTISEATNDEIYKAAAECIRDDIMISWADSRKRIQEQGVKKLYYMSAEFLMGRAFSNNLINQGLYEAYREAFWEMGLDFDKITDEENDAGLGNGGLGRLAACFLDSLSTMELPVLGCGIRYEYGMFRQKIVDGTQIEMEDDWLRDGNVWEIERPELSVEVHFNGTIQENWTENGLKIEHKDYNTVIAVPYDVPIIGYKTKTPATLRLWSARSKRRFDFHSFNEGIYDKAMADQTFAEAISKVLYPSDDHMQGKMLRLKQFYFLASATMQSMIKRHKAVFDDLNSLPEHVVIQINETHPALAMPELMRILMDEEDFGWDEAYGMVKKIFHYTNHTIMTEAMECWDENMFRLLLPRIYQIICAINEKYCQKLSVYYSKEEEKIAQMAVIGNNEIRMANLCVALCRRINGVSNLHADILKTRIFKGSYQIFPQKYLAITNGITHRRWLALANQGLYHLVREYVKGDILKDYRLFEQILPYKDDKEFCKKYEKVKRNNKIRFAKYIKEKQGIEVNPESIFDVHCKRLHEYKRQLLKCLHIIYIYQKIKKDPVCITTPITFIFAAKAAPGYARAKEIIRLIHSIQEMVNKDPDMDGKIQVVFVENYCVSVAEMLIPAADISEQISTAGMEASGTGNMKFMMNGALTIGTMDGANIEIAERVGQENIFIFGDSAEGNYNKKMYHTYNPGIIFENHPGIRDVCNCLIEGNLLRYGNRKYSEIYQNLLFGEYGEADPYYILADFPSYIETYEKVYRLYVDHKDEWIKKVVVNTAKSGYFSSDRTIEQYNEKIWNLKPVK, from the coding sequence ATGGACTATATGGACAGCAATAAGATCGGACAACGGATTGAGAATAAATTAATTCATGCACTTGGAAGAACGATCAGTGAGGCAACAAATGATGAGATCTATAAGGCAGCAGCGGAGTGTATCAGGGATGATATCATGATATCCTGGGCAGACAGCAGAAAAAGGATACAAGAGCAAGGAGTTAAGAAACTTTACTATATGTCAGCCGAATTTTTGATGGGAAGGGCATTTTCTAATAATCTGATCAATCAAGGATTATATGAGGCATATCGGGAAGCATTCTGGGAGATGGGACTTGATTTTGATAAGATCACGGATGAAGAAAATGATGCAGGACTTGGAAATGGAGGACTAGGACGACTGGCAGCATGTTTTTTGGATTCACTTTCTACGATGGAACTTCCAGTACTCGGATGCGGGATCCGATATGAATATGGAATGTTTCGTCAGAAAATTGTAGATGGAACGCAGATTGAGATGGAAGATGACTGGTTAAGAGATGGAAATGTTTGGGAGATCGAGCGCCCGGAATTAAGTGTGGAAGTACATTTTAATGGAACGATTCAAGAAAACTGGACAGAGAATGGATTAAAGATTGAACATAAAGATTATAATACCGTCATTGCAGTCCCATATGATGTACCGATCATTGGATACAAGACTAAGACGCCAGCAACTCTTCGTCTGTGGAGTGCCAGAAGCAAGCGGCGGTTCGATTTTCATTCGTTTAATGAAGGAATCTATGATAAAGCGATGGCAGACCAGACATTTGCAGAAGCAATCTCGAAAGTCTTATATCCGTCAGATGATCATATGCAGGGTAAAATGCTGCGTTTAAAACAGTTTTATTTTCTGGCATCTGCAACGATGCAGTCGATGATCAAGAGACATAAAGCAGTATTTGATGATCTGAACTCCTTGCCAGAACATGTTGTCATTCAGATCAATGAGACACATCCGGCATTGGCGATGCCAGAACTTATGAGGATCTTGATGGATGAAGAAGATTTTGGATGGGATGAGGCATATGGTATGGTCAAGAAGATATTTCATTATACGAATCATACGATCATGACAGAAGCAATGGAATGTTGGGATGAGAATATGTTTCGTTTACTGCTTCCAAGAATCTATCAGATCATTTGCGCGATCAATGAGAAATACTGTCAGAAACTTTCCGTATATTACAGCAAGGAAGAAGAAAAGATCGCACAGATGGCAGTGATCGGAAACAATGAGATCCGCATGGCAAACCTATGCGTAGCTCTTTGCCGCAGGATCAATGGTGTTTCAAATCTTCACGCTGATATTTTAAAAACGAGGATTTTTAAAGGATCTTATCAGATCTTTCCACAAAAATATCTTGCGATCACAAATGGGATCACACACAGACGCTGGTTAGCACTGGCCAATCAGGGGCTATATCATCTGGTAAGAGAGTATGTGAAAGGGGATATTTTAAAGGATTACCGTCTGTTTGAACAGATCCTTCCATATAAAGATGACAAAGAATTTTGTAAAAAATATGAGAAGGTCAAACGAAATAATAAGATCCGTTTTGCAAAGTATATCAAAGAAAAGCAAGGGATCGAAGTGAACCCAGAATCTATTTTTGATGTTCATTGCAAACGTTTGCATGAGTATAAACGACAGCTGTTAAAATGTCTGCATATCATTTATATATATCAGAAGATCAAAAAAGATCCAGTATGTATTACAACACCGATCACATTTATTTTTGCGGCGAAAGCAGCACCGGGATATGCTAGGGCAAAAGAGATCATAAGGCTGATCCATTCCATTCAGGAAATGGTGAATAAAGATCCAGATATGGACGGAAAGATTCAGGTGGTTTTCGTAGAAAATTATTGTGTATCGGTTGCGGAGATGCTGATTCCGGCAGCAGATATCAGTGAGCAGATTTCTACCGCAGGAATGGAAGCATCTGGAACAGGAAATATGAAATTTATGATGAATGGTGCATTGACGATCGGCACTATGGATGGAGCCAATATAGAGATCGCAGAGCGTGTAGGTCAGGAGAATATCTTTATTTTCGGAGACAGCGCTGAGGGTAATTACAATAAAAAAATGTACCATACATACAATCCAGGGATTATTTTCGAGAATCATCCAGGAATCCGTGATGTATGTAATTGTCTGATCGAAGGAAATCTGTTACGATACGGAAACAGAAAATATTCAGAGATTTACCAGAATCTTTTATTTGGGGAATATGGAGAGGCAGATCCATATTACATACTTGCAGATTTTCCGTCTTATATCGAAACATATGAAAAAGTATATCGTTTGTATGTCGATCATAAGGATGAATGGATCAAAAAAGTAGTTGTTAATACAGCAAAATCCGGATATTTTTCATCAGACCGAACGATTGAACAATATAATGAAAAAATCTGGAATCTGAAACCAGTAAAATAA